AAAGAGAAAGTGCATTTTCGCCAACATATCACTTGCGAAACCACACTTCTTAAACTACCACTTATGTCAAAGTTTACATTTATGTCTACTCCCTTTAAGGAATTTTTAATCCATTTATATTTCTATGAGTTTTATTACATAAGTTTTCTTCGACCCTAAAACAAAGTCATTAAAATAGGAAGTGGAGGTGAAAACCCACAAACTTAGCTGAGATAGATAGAATGTGCTCAATTGGAACCAACTGTGAATTTTAGTATTGCAGGTGGTAATTTAACAACATAGTTTTGTAAGTGATATATCAGCTAAAATGCAAGTACACAAAAAATTACTATGGACAGTTCTAAAGACTTTCTACTTTCTGGTTCATAGTGGGTACTGGGGAGGGGGAGGGGGACTATATTATCTTCCTAGGCGTTACTAATCCTCTCAACATGGACGGATTGAAATGGTTAGTTATTATAGATACCTTAGGAATCAAGTGAGGAGCAAGATAAGTGAAAGAAGACCTATACTAAATGCTGTTTTTTCCCTATAGTCGACATACTATCAAGTACAGGCTGCAGGGAGGTGAGAATCGAACTCTATACCTCTTTTAACACAAGGAGCACCTTTCACACCCGGCTTGGGCACCGCGATTCTCAATAGTCCATGGGTTAATAATCCCATGAAACAAGCATAGCCCAATGCTTAAAATGACTTTAGCAACAAATGGAGCCTTAGGCACTAGCCATTATCTATTACGTCAGCATATTTACTTCCTAAACTGCATAGTGCAGATGGATGGTGCCACATGATATACTAGAcacaaaaattacaagatagtgCAAGGGACATTCCCATTTAAAAAACAATAAGAttgtttttatttaaaatatagatGGATACGGGATTATATAAATTGTACGACCATGAAAATGATGTTTGCATACCTCTTTTGGTCTATCGAAACATACTCCACATTTGAGAATACCCTTGCAATCCTTGATTTCATCCTGGAGCTTCTGAATGGCAGCCTCCCCTGTTTCTGAACTAATCTCGTCAACTTTTCCATTTAGTTCTAAGAGCTCATCATCAAGCTTCTTTCTCTCACTTCTGGTAACAGGAACTCAGTGAGTCAATGCAAACAAGAAGGATTAGTGTGGAAGGCATAACATATAGGAAATAAGACCTTTCAATGTCCAGTTCCTTTTGAATTTCATCCCACTTCCGCTGCACCTGCTCATATTCCTTCTCAGATGAAGAAACCGCAGATTTCAGCCATTTCAATTCCTTCTCAGCATCTGAAAGTTCCCACTTTGCGTTTTCCAGGTTAATTGCAAGTTGTCTATCCTCTTGAGTAGATTTCAAAGCTTCCAAAATTGAAACTTTCATCTGCTGTTCACCATGAGCTATCCTCACTTTTAAAGATTCCAACACTGCATTGACTTGTTGAAGTTGCTTTGCCAATGCTTGCTTCTCAAGAAGTAGGGAATTTTGTGCCTGCTTTGTCTTCACACTCTCAGAAACCAGCTGCAGTTAAAAAAAACCTCAGTAAGGTAATATATTTTGTCCACCAAGAGGAATACTGTTTTAGAAAAAGGAATCTCGTGAACAGAAAAGGACCTTAATATTGTATTCATCTCTTTCCGTAACCTGCTGTAACAGATGTTGGTTTTGTGTCTGCATATCTTCATATGCTTGACCAATTGTCTGAACCACAGAAAAGGGGAGTCAACAAAATGAGAATACATACACATGCTCACACATGACAAATACACCTTTTATAGCTAATCTTTCACCTCGATCTCAGAAATATAAGCCTCCGTTTCTCCATCTTTAATTTTAATAGCCTCTGTGAGCTCCAGAACATCTCTGCAGTCAAAGTAATATTTACTTATATAAATTTGCAGATTAAAATCTCTATAGGGACCATAGTGTATGCCCCCCAAAAGAAGATAAAACAATCAAGGACCAAGTAAAAAACTGAGACTAACATTGCAAAAACTTTCTTAAGCATTAAAGGTACGTTCAATTCTCCCACAGTATTAAAATCCGATTCGATACACCTTAGCATTAGTTGGTAACTTGGTTGTCAGGAAATTGTTTTGGTTTACTCAAGTAGGAAGTTAAGAGGGCAGAGTCTTATAGTCAATAATCTAAACATGCATATTAATGAAATGTATTTCATATCTTAATTCCTTTAAATAATACCTAGTAGTTACCACTTCTACTATCATCATTAGGCACAACCCAGAACCAGAGGATGTTCTAGTCCTAGAAAAGCTTAAAAGCAGCTAGAAGGTTCGGATGTCAAGAGTTGTCATGACAGAGAGCAAATGCTTTCTAAGTGGTACCATTAAACTTTGTAGATCTTGAAATTTATTCCTAATTTACCTAATAAACGTCGACGGTCAGTAGCCCTAGCAGGAATCTTTCTAGGGTACTCCCAAAAATGTTAATAGTGGGAAATGCAAAACGTCCTTTTTTGAGAGAACTCATATACAAATAAATAGACACATATtatataaacatccaaagcaTTATGAGTAAAACAGGCCAAATAGTACTCCATGAGATATGAATCCCCACCCTACTTCAAAGTAAAAACTTGTGTCATATCTCAACCAACTCTGCTATCAAAAATTTGTTAACATAACACAATATTACGTCATGTTTAAAATCAGAGTGATTATTTATGAAGCAGTTCAGACAAAACCAAATACGAATCGTGTTTCTGATTAAATAACAGAACAAGAGACAAGACCTTTCAACAGCATCATGTTTGGTCCTCAAATTAGCTATTTCAGATTCTGCAGCAGATAATCTTTGTACGCAAGCTGCCTCTGCTTCATTTGCAGCTTTCACCCTCAACTCTAAACCATGTTCTTCCAATGCATTTCTTAAAACAGCTGCTTGAGCATGAGCTCTCTTTTCTGATTCTTTAATTTCCCTCACATCTCTAAACCAGGAAGAATTTACATATGATAAGTATATCTATGGAACAATGGTCATATGAACTAACACTTGCTCATCAATATAAAATTTGTAGCTCACAACTACTACAACAAATGAGCATCAGACAAAATGGACAACTCTATTTTCCTTTCTCTATTTTACTTTCTCTGAAAAAAATATTAGAAAGGTTAATGCTAATTTTGGCCAAAATGCTCTGATATCCTTAAATTTGACCAAATGGGCCAACATTACTACTACATTTCATTGACACTTAAACCTGCTAGTTTATTTTACGGAAATTCTGCCAGAAATGCACTTGTAACTCGGAGATAATTTTTTTCCCATAAAGGTCAACAACAAAACCTTAATACACATATATGCCTCCACCGAGGCACGAACATTCAAACTCTTTTTACCAAGAGACAAGGGGGTATCCACTAGGCTTACAATGAAATAGTACATCTTGCAAGTCAGAAAACATCATCTGCAAAGCATGTGCATTTTTTATGACCAGATATCATTAAATTTGTTTACCAAGTTTATGTCAGTTAAATGAATCATAGATATCCAACTGGCCAACTTATAACCAGAGGATTCAGCTGCTTTATCATTAAGCTGCAACATTTAAAAGACCAATTTTAGTTTTACATTTTTTTCATTCCTATACTATGTTCATGTTCTTCTCTTCGAAAGTCAATGTGGCAATAATGGTCTAGAGTGTAGCAACTTTCGTGTTACATGTTATATGTTGATGACTCTTTACAGATTTTAGAACGGCTTGGGATAATCCAAACACAATGTATATGTTTCCATGCTGTGTAAAATTAAGAGTCTGCAGATAGTTAGCATTACAAAAGTAAGTGATAAAAAAGCTGCCACTTAAAATTCTACATATTCTAATACTCTCCTGGACTTGCAAATTGCTAACTCTAAACTTCTATATATCTtgtaatatattttatttgccTGCCCTGAAAAAGTACCAAATTATAAATAACTCTTGCTGAACTTAAAAAAAAAAAGATATCTTAAGTCCAACCCGAGTACGGTGGAGTTGGGAGAGTATGTAACAAGTATGCACAAGTCAGGAAAACAAAATATAAAATGAAAcgtaaaaatataataaatgaaAAGCGAAGAAAAGTGAATAGCCAACAAAGTGCAAAAGATGTCTCTCTTAGTCTAAAATACTCACTTTTGCAGTGTCAATGAATATATGCTACATGATCACTACATAATTAAAATAGGATTAAATATTTGATAAGCATGTGAAAATCTTGCCAATTTTTTATATATGCTCTTTAACATTTGCATAAGTTTCCAAATATTTTCACAACCTTACTTACCACTCTTAACAAAATTCTATCTTTTACTACGATACTTATTTTTGCAGTGTCAAGGAATATATAGTAATGTCCGGTAAGAGTGGAGACAGAACAATCTTAACCAGGACCATTCATCATCACCTCTATTAATGTCATGTCAAGCTTTTAAGCACTGTTATCATGAAGACGACTAGCCGGCGCGAAGGTGATCGGGCGCCGAGAGCCTCAAAGCCCGACTTGGTGCCGTGCTAACCATGTCTATGGCGTACCGCCCGATCCAATTGACAGTACACAAAAAAAAGATGGAGATAAAAATGATATCAAGATGGACGACTTTGCTTAATAttcatcattcttatgtttttaaCTGCTTGGACATGTTTAATTTATGAATATGAATGTTATTATGCAGTCACTATGCCTAATTTGAACTTGTCATTCTATTGCTTGTAATTTAAATTATGGAATTGATGtgcttatattttattaaatctaGTGAGCATATGTATAATGAACAAGTTGTACAACCTTCTTCCTGTGGCAATCAAAATTCATAACAGGAACCCCATTCAATGTCTGTTCTTTTCTGATCCAAAATTAAGACTTAAAGACAAAAGCTACTTACTCGGTGCAATAAAATTTGTGAAAAGAACATGCAGCACAAACAAATATACAACTCTTATAGTCACCTTGGAATATTTTAACAAATAACAAACCACTTCACTAATTACTTGTTCTTTCTGGAAATGGAATATGTTAGCGCTTTGTACTAATATGCTTCGATTATTATCAAGAGTACACACTTTCTGCCAAACAGTAGACAGATCATTATTTACACCAAACATCACCATCACTTATTTTGCCTTACAATAATAAAACAATGATTAGTTCCACCGCTGATATTATAAAAAGTTGTACGAAACCGAAGAACATAAATCCTTATGCGAGATTTAGCTACAGCAAAGATGTTTACCTGTTGTCATATATCTGTTGGCCTACCATGTCCAGGAAAATGAGCAattcttgtttttccttttgcAATTTCTCACTCTGATACAAGCAACAAACAAGCCACCAGAATTCATATGTTAAATCAGTTTGACGCCACGAAGACGGAAATAAAAATATATTGAGGAACAAATTAATCTGGTATTTTACTTACAATTTCCTTCAGAGATTTGAGCCTAGCCATTTGCTCGGCGCATTTATCAACCAAATTTCTCTTTTCACTAGTCTACCAAAACAAAAAAGAAGGTAAAATTTCAAAGAAAAAAGTAGTTCAGCAAACATGCATGTTATTATTTGCTAGCACAGTTTCATATTGGATGTACTTCTTAAAATTTTGACTTGTAATTAAAAATGGACAATTTCTCAAGGTAATACATGTCTTTTGTGTTTATACATAACCTAAATTCTCTAGAGTTCCACAACAAATAACCTGTACGTTATATTAACATGAGCAGCATACAATCAAAGGAAGACGGAACCTTTTCACCCAGCAAGGCTTTTAATGACAGGGAATTTTCACGTAGAGTAAGAACTTCATCAGCTGTCTCCTTCCAACTAGTCAACTGGGATTCCATCAGTCCCAATTCTTTCGACAGAGCTGATGCCATCACGTGAAATTCTGTTTtaatatcttttcttcctggaGGAGGTAATGTTTTTTAGAAGCCAACTTTAACATAACCGAATATAAAGTACAAGAAGGTAAACTTTTAAACCTGAATCTTCCAAAGTTTCTTCCATTTTAATCTCTAACTCATTATTTTCAGTGATACACTTCTGCAATTGCTGCTCAAGTTCCTTAATCATAGATTCAGCATTACTAATTTTATTCTTTGCAACATCTGCTGCTTCTGCTTTTCCATTCAATTCTTTCTCCCTTCGCATGACGAAAGACCTGTCAGCCTGGAATCCAACTTTAATAAATACATCATTAAAACCAGAAAAAAGAAATGCATATAGCATCGCAGCTTCACCTGCAGTGCATCTGTCAACATCTTGTACCGTTCTGCTTCGGCAGACCAATGTTGGAGCTGGTCATTCAGTG
This sequence is a window from Apium graveolens cultivar Ventura chromosome 9, ASM990537v1, whole genome shotgun sequence. Protein-coding genes within it:
- the LOC141683553 gene encoding E3 ubiquitin-protein ligase BRE1-like 2, which translates into the protein MENTDSDEPKKKLARLDSLPLPMARHSTNSPDNNKSVDAAVLQYQNQKLVQQLDVQKHELHNLEGRIRELKDKQSSYDEILITVNQLWNQLVDDLIFLGARAGAGKSTIQMLDRADRVRGSVPSCPAEEMFLCRLLELSCGSDGSLYVREALASRHSATLEMMKFLEDTIEAQRDKAESIRQVLHGKPSGEDTVVQLSKIDNMMKEEANNLHEVIDILHLKHKEYADEIQACIGSHSMDQSEIKRLAGELEESMAELEESRRRLVNLKMQKDAASGVHSLVSGAANGSLSPEKHADKSMGLRELKDLIEETKILAADRFAELQDAREDNVILSKQLQILQNELNDNKFVHSSRPYTSLNDQLQHWSAEAERYKMLTDALQADRSFVMRREKELNGKAEAADVAKNKISNAESMIKELEQQLQKCITENNELEIKMEETLEDSGRKDIKTEFHVMASALSKELGLMESQLTSWKETADEVLTLRENSLSLKALLGEKTSEKRNLVDKCAEQMARLKSLKEISEKLQKEKQELLIFLDMVGQQIYDNRDVREIKESEKRAHAQAAVLRNALEEHGLELRVKAANEAEAACVQRLSAAESEIANLRTKHDAVERDVLELTEAIKIKDGETEAYISEIETIGQAYEDMQTQNQHLLQQVTERDEYNIKLVSESVKTKQAQNSLLLEKQALAKQLQQVNAVLESLKVRIAHGEQQMKVSILEALKSTQEDRQLAINLENAKWELSDAEKELKWLKSAVSSSEKEYEQVQRKWDEIQKELDIERSERKKLDDELLELNGKVDEISSETGEAAIQKLQDEIKDCKGILKCGVCFDRPKEVVIVKCYHLFCNPCIQRNLEIRHRKCPGCGTAFGQSDVRFVKI